GGTGGCCCACTGGCCGGATTGTGACTTGGCGGTCTCGGGCCAGCCTGTTGGGCCGACCGGTTTGCGGTGGCGTGAGGCACCCCTAGGTCGTAACATCATCAATGACATCGAGTCGGGGACCAAGCATATTGATTACATTGTGCATCAGGTACAAGTTGAGCACGACTTTGATGACTGTCATGTAACACACGTAAACTTGCATTGGAAGAAGTATTTAGTTGTCTCAATGTTTTAAAAGAAGAAAAACTTCTTACTTCTGAACTGATTGTGGTAAGCGAGGCTATACTTTGCCATGATCATGCTCGTCTTGCTGAAATGCTGTGAAAAATGTAACCTCCTTCGGTTGCAATCCTGAAATCTCCTTACTCTTCCTTCATTAACAGACTTTTTCAAAATATAATGATATAAATATCCACATAGAGATACAACAAATCCATAATGGGAAACATCTCATACTTCGTTAATATCATTTGACTAACATAAGGAAACACACATGGGATGGTATTATAGGAAAGCATATGGAGAGCTGATTCCAAGTATTGATAATAGATTTTTTTGTATGTGTGGAACTTACCTTTGCTTACTACATTCGAAGGGACTTACACCTTAGTTTGAGATACATCTCTATGTTATATAGTTTCGGAAATGGAACTTTCTTTCCGCTGTCGGAAAATAACATCTGCCATTACCATATTAAGGCAATGACACACATTTGTGAAAATATCAACATAAATTTTGAGATTCAAATACCGCCAACATGCAATGTTTTATGCTAGGCACCTTCGTTTCTTGTAGTTACACCAACAACATACCCATGAACTCACCATCCACAAAAATTCTCAAAATCAAACTATCATGGTGTTATTTTACTTATGCAATTATATATATTATAAATACTCAAACTTGATGTATTGCAGAAAGTCTAATTCATTGAACTAAGTTATTTGTGGTACAAATTTTTCAATATCACATGGCTAGCTTGTATGAGTTTAGCTAATGTGGTGAGCATCGAGAGCCTCTTAAGTTATTATACTTGGCCACTTGGGTAGAGAACATCACCGCATCGATAGTATCGTGGAATACAATAGCCTAActagagagaaaagtgatttccATGTGCATGGGACGTCTCGTGTATACAGGAGCCATCCATTCAGCTTGAGATTCACATGCATGTAAATTAGTCTCCCATGATTTTGGTGGATGGTCCCATACATGCATGCTCCCATGATTTATTACTTGGGGGAAGCATGCCTGCTCCACCCACCATACTATCATGCTAGTTTCTCTCTCTCATGCTTTTTCATTCAACCTTCAAATTTGAATCTATTAAACCTTTTAACAAAATGTTTAATTTAAGTTTCATTTGCATATTTGTGTTCCTTGCGATGAGAAATTTTGAACAAAACCCCTTTGGGATACATTTTGGCAACTTTTACAAATTTACCACGTTTTAAATATTAAAAATTCATAGTTGTAATATTACATCTTTAATAAGTTTCATTtgcttttagggtttagggttcatGTCTTAAGTTTTAGTATATAGAACTTTGTGAATTTATCCTTCGTAGTACCAAGTTTTAATAGATGACACTTTGTGAAGTTTTTGAAAACTTGTCAAATCATATTCAAGAGTGGTCTTGTTTGAAAGCCCTCGTCGCAAGGAACACAAATATGCTTAAATTGGGCTTTCAATTCAAAAGATACAATAGATTTAGATTTGTAAGCTTAAAGAAAAAGGCATGGGATGTTGGGTGGGTGGAGCATGCAACTTCTACCATCAACCGCATGCAGACACCCACCAAAAGTAATCAATGGCGTAATCCATGCACATGACCAAAAACCATTCTCCCTCACTGACTACAATGACCAACTGATTTGCTTCGAACCATGTCGGTATGTCACTCCCATCAACCATCCATCACGTGATAGATTCATATCTCTACTATTTAAAAAATATGCAAGGTTTCCTCTCCCGTCATTCTACGTTTCGCTCCTCTGCCTTCGTCCGCCCTCTATTGGTTTTCCACCAGCCCTGCGCAGTTTTTTCCCACCGGTTTTTAGTTTTGCGGGATTAACTCAACGTGTTCATCATTATTTTTCCTTCCCATCGTTGGATTCATTTTTTTCTTGGTCCCGAATATTCAGCGAATGTCAAATTTTTAGGTATGGAAAATCAAGCGTTTTTTATGTCAAATTGTGTGCTGAGTATGGAAAGTTTAGCTGGCGAGTATGGAAAATCCTCCTTAGTTAATTTATCATTGAACCATGTAGTAACTTTGACCCTCTCCGTCATGTAGTGACACATACGTGAATATGTCTTATATTACCACAACCGCATGATTAAGTTTTTGAAATTCGAAGTATGAGTGAAATAGTGAAGGGACTGTGAGCCGGATGTGCCATTGGCGACAATGTCAGGCTAGGATTGAGGAGGCAAGATAACGAGGTGGAAGAAGAGGAGTGGTTGAACGTAAAAAAGTCAATATTGCTGATCATAAAGATACGTAAATGCTAAAAATCTGACGTCAGATTATAAGCATAGCAATTTGAATGTTGTTTTCATCGCAAATTACGTGTCACGGGCATAGTCAGAATTTGTTATGCTTGCTGAAGGAAATTGCTAGGCTCGCGGCATGTAATTTGCAATAAAAACATTTGATTAGCCATGTTTAAAAATCTGACATCAGATTTCTAGTGCGGTCCTGAAGATATATGTTTGACATGATCGTTGTTACACTAATTGGATAACTatatcccgttgcaacgcacgggtaATTACCTAGCATGAGACAAAAATAGATGCTGGATTGCAGCGTGTGCTTAGAAACTAGAAGCTAATTGCTAAGGAGATTCAAAGGTTGGAGACTAGGAGGAGCCGGCGAGCCATGACTGAATATCAATGCATGCAATGGAGGGGGAGGCCATGATCCGAGGACCGCTCGTTTATTTTTCCTTGAGAAGAACATGGGTGACCACCAGAAGAAATGGAAAGGAAGGGACTCGTGTTTTGCGGACCAGCGGTGTCTGCTCAAAACTAGGCCCCGGCTACCTCGAGCTCCACCACGCAATCCGCAGAACACGCAGAGCTGCAAGCAAATCCACATCGATTTAACCTTCCTCTTGATCGATCGCACGCACGGCTACAATTCTCGCGTCTTCCTCTAAAAGAAGCGCAATATAATTCTCATCATCGTCGTCGAGGCGCACCCATGGCGGCGTCCGCGCGCACATGCCTGGTGGTGACAGCGCTGGCGTGCGCGCTAACACTGGCGCTGCGCTCGGCGGACGCACAGGCGGACGAGTCCCAGAAGCCCAAGTGCGCTCCGGGCGCCGCCACGACGTGCCGCGTGGGCGCGTTGCGCGACCCGGAGAACCAGGAGGAGGGCCTGCTCAACGTGAAGGTGCCGAGCAGCGCGGCCGACGACGACTACAGCGATCCCGACCAGTCCGACGGCGATGACCTCGTCGTCCTCGGCCACTGATACGATCAATCGATTGCGACACGATCGATCACGTGCGCCTGGCGCGTAGCATTACATTTCTTGTTTATTTGTAGCTCGTTTTTTGGTGCGTTAAGTAGATAGTGTGCTTGGACCGCGAACGTGTGTTTTCCAAAGATTGTAAAA
The sequence above is a segment of the Aegilops tauschii subsp. strangulata cultivar AL8/78 chromosome 6, Aet v6.0, whole genome shotgun sequence genome. Coding sequences within it:
- the LOC109767060 gene encoding uncharacterized protein, which produces MAASARTCLVVTALACALTLALRSADAQADESQKPKCAPGAATTCRVGALRDPENQEEGLLNVKVPSSAADDDYSDPDQSDGDDLVVLGH